One segment of Ricinus communis isolate WT05 ecotype wild-type chromosome 8, ASM1957865v1, whole genome shotgun sequence DNA contains the following:
- the LOC8289746 gene encoding arogenate dehydratase 2, giving the protein MATSLTVPRLPGQITVKKPPSSSSIQVPVLDVKLPQRRRKQIVLASRHGENETDAKNNKNILELQQQSPLLNNTPYDVVSKDALPRPLSSSHFSNSVSDGSRLRVAYQGVRGAYSESAAEKAYPNCEAVPCEQFDTAFEAVERWLVDRAVLPIENSLGGSIHRNYDLLLRHTLHIVGEVKYVVRHCLLANNSVKIEDLKRVLSHPQALAQCELTLTSLGLVREAVDDTAGAAKHVALHKLKDTGAVASSAAAKIYGLDILAEDIQDDSDNVTRFLMLAREPIIPGTDRPFKTSIVFSLEEGPGVLFKALAVFALRQINLTKIESRPLRKQPLRASDDNNNGFPKYFDYLFYVDFEASMAEQRAQNALKHLKEFATFLRVLGSYPVDTSMI; this is encoded by the exons ATGGCTACTTCTTTAACTGTTCCTCGATTACCTGGCCAAATCACCGTTAAGAAAccaccttcttcttcttccattCAAGTTCCTGTTCTAGATGTCAAATTGCCGCAACGACGCCGTAAACAGATCGTACTAGCCTCACGTCACGGAGAGAACGAGACCGACGCGAAAAACAACAAGAACATTCTTGAACTGCAGCAGCAAAGTCCTTTGCTTAATAATACTCCTTACGACGTCGTTTCCAAAGACGCGCTTCCTA GGCCTTTATCGTCTTCTCATTTCTCTAATTCAGTTTCTGATGGTTCTCGTCTTCGCGTTGCTTATCAG GGAGTTCGTGGAGCGTACAGTGAATCAGCAGCAGAAAAAGCGTACCCAAACTGTGAAGCCGTGCCATGCGAGCAATTCGATACTGCTTTTGAA GCTGTTGAACGGTGGCTTGTGGATAGAGCAGTTCTTCCGATTGAGAATTCTTTAGGCGGGAGCATCCACAGAAACTATGACCTTTTGCTCCGGCACACCTTGCATATAGTAGGGGAAGTGAAGTATGTTGTTCGCCATTGCTTACTAGCCAATAATAGTGTAAAAATTGAAGACTTGAAAAGGGTCCTAAGTCATCCACAG GCTCTCGCTCAATGTGAGCTTACATTAACAAGTTTGGGATTGGTCAGAGAAGCCGTGGACGATACTGCTGGTGCAGCTAAG CATGTTGCACTTCACAAACTAAAAGACACAGGAGCTGTTGCTAGTTCTGCTGCTGCAAAGATCTATGGCTTGGACATATTAGCCGAAGATATTCAG GATGACTCTGATAATGTCACTCGCTTTCTGATGCTGGCAAGGGAACCCATAATTCCAGGCACGGACAGACCATTCAAG ACAAGTATTGTTTTTTCCCTAGAGGAAGGCCCTGGAGTACTCTTCAAAGCACTTGCTGTTTTTGCTTTGCGGCAAATAAACCTCACAAAG ATTGAGAGTCGTCCATTGCGGAAGCAGCCACTGAGAGCATCTGATGATAATAACAATGGGTTTCCAAA ATATTTTGACTATCTTTTCTATGTGGATTTTGAGGCATCGATGGCTGAACAGAGAGCACAGAATGCCCTCAAGCACCTGAAG GAGTTTGCTACCTTTTTGCGAGTTTTAGGGAGTTATCCGGTGGATACTAGCATGATATGA